One window of the Lathyrus oleraceus cultivar Zhongwan6 unplaced genomic scaffold, CAAS_Psat_ZW6_1.0 chrUn0741, whole genome shotgun sequence genome contains the following:
- the LOC127114893 gene encoding uncharacterized protein LOC127114893: MITNGMKSRGETFSEDSIIEKVLRSLTPRFDYIIVAIEHSKDLSIMRIEELQISLEVQELHLTKRTSERESNKERESEEENIARGDYDDEPVLLMAYKSDDDEPVRLTFSDFEETLNMSQSQKMTLNLKSSLILNMNEEDSEGKSDSEGESDSDPDSDDDPESGGNQIFEGGAFEGGPTSEGGQASDNVLESEGDSKQV, from the exons ATGATCACAAATGGGATGAAATCGCGTGGAGAAACATTCTCTGAAGATagtatcattgagaaggtacttagatctcttactcctcgGTTTGATTACATTattgtagcaattgaacattctaaggatctgagCATCATGAGAATAGAAGAGCTGCAAATCAGTCTAGAGGTGCAAGAGTTGCATCTGACTAAAAGAACCTCTGAGAGAGAG TCAAACAAGGAAAGGGAGTCAGAAGAAGAAAACATAGCTAGAGGAGATTATGATGATGAACCTGTGTTATTGATGGCTTATAAATCTGATGATGATGAACCTGTGCGATTGACGTTTTCTGATTTTGAAGAGACTCTGAATATGAGTCAGAGTCAGAagatgactctgaatctgaagtCGAGTCTAATTTTGAATATGA ATGAAGAAGACTCTGAAGGCAAgtctgattctgaaggtgaatctgattctGATCCAGATTCTGATGATGATCCAGAATCTGGAGGTAATCAAATCTTTGAAGGTGGAGCCTTTGAAGGTGGTCCAACTTCTGAGGGCGGTCAAGCATCCGATAATGTTCTAGAATCAGAAGGGGATTCTAAACAAGTTTAG